A stretch of DNA from Vanacampus margaritifer isolate UIUO_Vmar chromosome 1, RoL_Vmar_1.0, whole genome shotgun sequence:
ataattatttttagctaaaatatatatttttaaataaattaataattaacaaaaacattaataattaaatatttaaaaaatgtcagtgtcaaaaattttaagttgtcagaaaaaagagacaaaaggttaatgaaaaagtttagttttagttaaaaaaaataaaataaaaagaactaaaatgtccaaataggAAAGGTAAAgctgaaaattaccatagaatgtccatgaaattgttaaaaatgccagagaattgaataaaaaaaggcagaaaggaaaatgttcaaaaagtaaccatataaTGTcccaaacaaaaagaagaaatctgaaaatgaccataaaatatccgcaaaattgcccaaaaatttatagcaaaaaaatttcaaaaaaaattctaaaaatgtctcaaaaatgtctaaaaaaggaagaggagaagCAGAAAATCACCATTATATAGCCATATAattgccaaaaaatgtcagaaatttgaaagaaaaaggcagaaaagtctaaaaatgtataaaaaattattaccaaaaaaaaggtagaagaaaaattaatctctaggtattggatgctgctgtcatatttacatttacattagactaacactaacacactgttttcttcatcacaatcttcaaatgttttgcaggtCCAGACAGATttgtggttatttatttggcctaaaatagCTCTCTTGACAGGAAAGATTGCTGACCCCTGTACGAGAAATACAATTCAGTGTAATCTTACTTGAAGAAGAACCAGCCTGTGCTCACAACGTGGACTTCCAAACAAGACATTCAGAAATAGACACGGAATAAAGAGGAGGCTAAATTTTATCGCCTTGCTTTGTTCTCGCCACTAAAGCAATCACGCGCATTACTTTTTGCCACTTTGGTTCTCTGGTTGACGCCTGCTCATAAGCTCTCAGCCCGAGGACAGAGGCTGAGAGTGAGGCTGTGCCGCGTTCACGGCCAGCCTTATTAAATCTCCGTCCCTCGCTGGCTCTCTCCATGGAAAGGAGCAGCAAGAACAAGACCTCAGCTAATCCATTACAGTAATTGATTGACAATGCATTGAAGACGGCCATGTAGGGAGCACCAATTAGAGCCCTGTCCTATTGCACTTTCAATTTGGCTTGCCGATCGTTCATTCGGAGGCATCTGCGGTGGGAATCAGGCCCGTCAATGTGAAATAGCCCTCCAAAAACAGTCGCTAATGTTTGACAAACCGTgggaaaatttgatttaaacGGCCACAACTGCTCAATCTAATCAAACGCTGCATCAAACAAGGATATTATACTATTAAGACCTTAATGACATGTCCATTACTGCGGTGGTATAGTTTGCAGACTGGTGGtgtaatacccccccccccccctccctcatgTAGCCAGATATGGCATTTTTAACAACTCCTTATATCCTTAAGGAGAAATTCAGCAGTCACTGTAGTGGTACACTCGCCTGACTTCAATGCAAGCATGGTTTCACTTCACACTCAGTGATAGTGAACAAGTGTGTACCGGTAGTTTGTTTGCCTGAAGTCAGCTGGGTTAGGCTTCAGCTCCCCTGAATAGAATTAGCGAGCGCTACAGAAAATGGCCTCACAGATAACCAGATAACACATACATGCAGTCATGCAATAAGGGGCAACTGTTGAGGTAGGGATGGTGGGGtcggtgccttgctcaagggctcATTAATAATAGTTAGGAAGCATAATTGAATCCCTATAACAACTACTTCTCAATTTTTCATCTGTCCTCTCCTTGCTCCCCAACCCACTgcaacaaatacagtacttacacacacgcgcacattttcaacaagaatttttttttttccagaaaagaCCTCCACATATCAATGGATTTTCCTGTATAAAATTATAatcaaaatatacatatatatatatatatatattaaaaaaaaaggtactctACTGAACTGTGTTGCATCTGTACTTTAACTTGTGGAGTTCCGCAAGGGTCCATTTGAGGTCCTCCGCTGTTCCTCTgcgaggatttttatttttttaccagaaAAAAACTCCACATATGAATGGATTTTCCTGTATAAAATCataagcaatatatatatatatatatatatatatatatatatatatatatatatatatatatactgtagtctATTGTACTGTGTTGCATCTGTACTTTAACTTGTGGCGTTCCGCAAGGGTCTATTTTAGGTCCTCTgcgagatttttatttatttatttttaccagaaAAGGCCTCCACTTATCAATGGATTTTCCTGTCTAAAATCATaagcaaaatataaaataaaaaaaatctgtacttTATCTTGTGGAGTTCCACAAGGTTCCATTTTAGGTCCTCCGcgatgattttctttttcttttcccagAAAAGACCTCCACTTATCAATGGATTTTCCTGTAGAAAATCATAAGCAAAAtattacaacaataacaacaaaaactgaaCTCTACTGTAGTGTTGCATCTGTACTTTAACTTGTGAATGTGGATGTGAattgtgctatacaaataaacgtgCATTGCCaatttgaatatttacattttctgcATATTGTTACCTTTATTAGCAGACAGACATTTGCACTTTCTCCATTTGTCAAAGAGCTTATTACTTACATGAGAAAAAGCAATATCTTCAATAAAATGAGGATTTGCCGCTCTATAAGACTCCCAAATACCACATGAATGTGTGCCAAATATTAAACATAGGCCTATAATCAATTACAAGTGGCTATAGTAAATGCAGCTTCAGCCTTGTGTAACAATGTCCGAGTATAGTCGTAGACGCAATTTAGAGGCTGACTTGACTGAAGGctttacaaatatttacacagCACATGATTAAAACGACGCTTTAACATCTAAAAGCAAACGTAGCTTATAGCCTATCTACAATCGCAGTAATTAAAGTGAACGCAGCgagtgtgtgggggtggggggcgggggtcgTGGGGGTTGACAACAGGCTCGAGGAGGCCTCCTGGCTGCAGCTGTATGCTAATGAGGCGCTGATGCTTCCATTACAAGCCCAGGCAGCACGCGCCGCCAAGCAAACGCCGCACATGCGCACTAGCACTCAGCGGAGGCCTCCACAGCGGCCCACCGGCTGCCTTCCGAGGAAATTACCATGGCAGAAAGAGGAACTTCTTAAAATAGCGTCAAAGTCTCCAAGTCGTAACGCTAATGCCAGACGAGTCGCTAATAATACTTTAAACACaaggaaagtgaaaataaataaataagtaaacaatCAAATGTAAGGTATACGTAGGCCCAGTCGTGTTTtggaaatggtgaaaaaaagaaaataaatgaatttgaaaaggaaGTTAACAACATGTCTCCCTGCAGGCAGGtgatacacacacgcacacacacggggcCCATTGAGAGGAAGGCGCACAGGCCCGGGGCTCAGCTCCGATTGTGTAATTATTTGACTTGGTCATACTGCAgctttatgcaaatgagctgaaCAATGTACGACGATGGAGATTAATTCCTCCCTGGTCTGCTGACTGAAAGGGGGAAAAGAATGCTCTCTCGGGCAAGTGGCGCAttataggaagaaaaaaaaccctgaaatactacattatattttctttaaaatacattttcacatcaACTGTCATGCATCTTAACACACATTTAATACTAATTGGAAACTTTTAACttcatatatattatatgtcgTATTCGACATTTGCCTAAAGCGGGCGTTATATGCAGCCACTTTTTGgataatttgaaatgaaatttggGCAACatgtttcttcttttcctttgttACTAGTATGTGGGGCGCAGATGATTCCACGCACGCGTCACACTGTGGACCAAATTGCTGAGTGCACAACGTGCCTTTCCAAacgggaacaaaaaaaaagaagaaggaaaaagacaAGGCTATTAAAAGATGGGCAGACGTGGCTATTGTGCGCAAAGACCAGAGGGTCTTCTTATTACTTATGTATGCAGCGAGATGTCTGATTTATAGGTGGGGTTAAACTACCGAGAAAGACAcgtgccctaaaaaaaaaagccccctgCCAACCCCCCTTTTTCCTTGTAGTGTTGACTGATAAAAGAAAGGCCCATAAAAGTAGTTTGCAGAGCTGAGCGTTGCAGGGTGTAAAACGTGGtgcgttaaaaaataaatatatatatatatatatatatatatatatatatatatatatatatatatatatatatatatatatatttatttttttttttttttttatcgtctcAACCTATTTTCATTGTATGTTGGAGATTTCCTTTAGCAAgtgcccccctccccaaaagAGAGCCACAAAAGCCACGGCGCGTGTGCATGTATAGGGAGCCACCAGAGCGTAAAAAGAGGAGGGCCCCGGCGTGTGCCTCCGTCTGCAGGGAGGGGCTGCAGGGCGCGCACATTAATGCAATAAACCGCCAGTGCATCTGCTAAGCTATCTGCACACCCTCCAACGAAATCCACCAAAAGCAGCACTCGGGGCTGGGGGCCCTCCCACACTCCACTCCACCGGGATCACACAAGCGTCTGATTGGCCGGCGATGCGGCAACCGGGGGGGCGAGAACAATAGCATCATTCCGCCATAAAAAGAGTGGAGCTATGCCTTCGAGACGAAAACATTTCAGCAACAGAAGGCTCCATACAGCGGGGAGATAAAGCCCCTGCGCGGTCGTCAGGTGTTGCCATATTTGCAAGCACCCTGGATACTCGACACTCCATCCGCATCCTCCAAGTGCCTTCCCGCCGCTCCCCGCAGCCAACATGCCCAAAGGATTCCTGGTCAAAAGAAACAAGAAGTGTGCGCATGTTTCCTACAGGACTCGGCCGGACGGGGACGACCTCCAGGAGCCCAGCATCCACCTCACCCGAGCTGCCTTCCCCAGCCACATCCAGCCATGCCTGCCGCCGCTGATGATGTGCGCGGCGCCCAGCCCGGACCGCCCCGCGGCATCGCCGGATCTCGCGTCGGCCGACGCGCCGGTGCCAAAAAGGGAGAAGCCGGCTCAGTTCGGCAACCCCGAGACGGTGTGCCAAGCCCTGTACAGCCCGACCCGGCCTATCAGCAAGGAGCACGACAGGGCGTATTTCGAACGTAGTTTCAATCTGGGCTCGCCCATTTCTGCTGAGTCATTCCCGACACCTGCTTCTCTCTCCGGCCTGGACCACCTCCTGTACGCCCCGGTCGACTTGAAGATCGGCACCAGCAATAGCAGCCGAAGCGGAACGACCAGCGTCAGCACCACCAGCAGCACAAGCGGTGGTGCGCTGCCGGCACCGAGCAACCGGGTCGCCGGTACCAAGAGACCCGCAGCCGACGGCGCGGAGCGCAAATCCAAAGCCGCTCCCAAGAAACCCAAAGCCATCCGAAAGCTCAACTTCGAAGACGAGATGACCACCTCCCCCGTGCTGGGGCTGAAAATCAAAGAGGGTCCGGTGGAGGTGAAGCCCAGGTCACACGCGTCTGGAGCCAACAAGCCTTTGGGGGAGTTCGTGTGCCAGCTCTGCAAGGAAGCCTACGCGGACCCATTTTCCTTAGCCCAGCACAAATGCTCCCGCATCGTTCGGGTCGAGTACCGGTGCCCGGAGTGCGACAAGATGTTCAGCTGCCCCGCCAACCTCGCCTCCCACCGCCGCTGGCACAAACCCAGAACCAACGGCCCCGCGGCGGTCCCGCCCCCCTCCAAACCcgaaatggccaaaatggcaCCCGCGGGTGTCAAATCAGCCTCCGAAGAAGCCAAAGACGCGAGCGACAGAGACACCCCGAGTCCGAGTCTGTCCGAGTCCGGTTCCGACGACGGCTCGTACGACTGCCACTTCTGCGGGAAGAGGTTCAAGCGGCAAGCATACCTAAGAAAACACATCATGGGACACCAGGTCGTGCAGAAGAAAGTTCTGGAGGAGAACGGGTTCCCGGCGGAGCAGGTGCCGCCACCTTCATCCTctcccgcctcctcctcctcctcctcccccccagAGGACGCCTCGAACCAAAGTCCCCTCAATCTGAGCCCCGCGGACCGCCTGCTGTGTCCCGTGTGCGGGGAGAGCTTCACCAGCAGGGCGGGCCAGGAGAGACACCTGCGCCTCATGCACTCGTCCCAAACGTACCCGTGCAAGTACTGCCCCGCCACCCTGTACAGCTCGCCGGGACTGACCAGGCACATAAACAAGTGCCACCCGTCGGAGAACCGCCAGGTGATCCTGCTCCAAATGCCCGTGCGGCCCGCCTGCTGAACGCAAAACTTGTGCCTTTGGAcagggaggaagaagaggaccaacaacaacaaaaaggaaagTTTGAGGGGGTttaaagcaaagcaaaacaaacaaaaagtttgtaaGTTCCGAGTGGTGTCTAATTCCCCCCTTCATGCCAATCAGTGATTGTTGAGCGCTTCTCTTTCGATTTCAACTTAGGCCTATTTTGAGAAGTTCTTTCTTCAAACTAGTTTACGGAGAAGCTTAGTTTTGACTGTTAAAGGGTATTTTTTCTAGGACAGCACATGTACTCAATGATAGCTTCTAGACCTAAGAATTGTTCAGAAATCCGTCTacgcctttctttctttttcttaaaaaaggaTCACTGTAGCTTTGTTATCGAAAGACAAAATGATCAAGTTTGTCTTAATAATGTGTGACTGAAGGATTGTCTGTTAAGTAGAACCACAAATGCCTTTAGTGTAGTCCCAAATAGCCTCCAATTCATCCAAATCCCGCTGTACAACTGCCTTAAAGAGTCAACAtagcttgttttcattttgaacgcTGGCACATATTCgaatgctattattattattattattaattattacaattgaagattgttgcaatatttttttgtcatcatatgtttatttatttatttattctaatgATTTTATGTAACTTATTGATGTGTTTGTTGTGATTTCTCCCCTCTCTGTGAATCGTTCTGGCAGTTTACATGTCGTTTagccaaattttattttattttttgaatcttgtctAATTTATGAGTTGTGACAAGTGTCGTGGGTCGGGTTCTAATCATCGATATCCACAACTCttgtaaaaagaagaaaacaaaaaaacacgaaGCTCTTAACTTAGATGCAATCTTTTTTAAGGATGTTATTTTTCCTAAATGTTGGCTTTTATAGCGCTTTGATTGTATGTGTATATTGTTGTTGTCTATcgaaaataagaataaaaaaatattttcaaaatgacaattttgtcTCATGGTGGTTTCACTTTTAcgatttttcaaatacattcattaaacaaaaggaaaacgtaaatgaatgtattaaacaaacagaaacaaaatataGTGCAACATGATTAGGAACATAATTACACAATTTAGATCACAACGACTTATGGTCAGAAATTTTGTcaatatgctcattttgataaTCTATCATTCATATGACTAAACAGTTCACGTTGTAGTTTACATAAATTATTAAAAGCGTGTGCTTATGATCAGGCTTCCAAAGTCAATGGAAaactttataataataataataataacaataatttgcTGCAGTGGGCCAGGGGAAAGAAACTCAGggcctaaaataaataaataaataaataaaaaactggcAGAAAATAAGTTGTGATTTACACCTTCTCATTAGAAGTGGTAGCCTGGTAGCCTCTCAAGTAGAAACAAAGCATTCAGTGGGAGAGCTTGAGTGAAAATAGGCCTTATGCAGTGGCATGACATCAGGGAGATCTAGTCGTGATGCCTACCTGCATCACCatgaagaataaaaataaataaataaataaagactacA
This window harbors:
- the insm1b gene encoding insulinoma-associated protein 1b, with the protein product MPKGFLVKRNKKCAHVSYRTRPDGDDLQEPSIHLTRAAFPSHIQPCLPPLMMCAAPSPDRPAASPDLASADAPVPKREKPAQFGNPETVCQALYSPTRPISKEHDRAYFERSFNLGSPISAESFPTPASLSGLDHLLYAPVDLKIGTSNSSRSGTTSVSTTSSTSGGALPAPSNRVAGTKRPAADGAERKSKAAPKKPKAIRKLNFEDEMTTSPVLGLKIKEGPVEVKPRSHASGANKPLGEFVCQLCKEAYADPFSLAQHKCSRIVRVEYRCPECDKMFSCPANLASHRRWHKPRTNGPAAVPPPSKPEMAKMAPAGVKSASEEAKDASDRDTPSPSLSESGSDDGSYDCHFCGKRFKRQAYLRKHIMGHQVVQKKVLEENGFPAEQVPPPSSSPASSSSSSPPEDASNQSPLNLSPADRLLCPVCGESFTSRAGQERHLRLMHSSQTYPCKYCPATLYSSPGLTRHINKCHPSENRQVILLQMPVRPAC